The following is a genomic window from Candidatus Methylomirabilota bacterium.
GGCCGTAGCTAGCGGTTAGCACACCAACCGCCTGGCGTAGGGTCAGAGCAATCTCCAAGCCTCGCCGGTGAGAATGTTCCACTTCGAGCGCCGGCTTCGCCGGCGCAATCTCTTTTTTGGGGGGAGGCTTCGGAAGGGGGGCGGAGCCCCCCTCCGAGTTACTTAGCGGCGGTGGTACTCGGGGACTACGTGCTCGGCCGCGATGCCAAGCTGGTCGAGCATGCGGTCAGATGGGCAGAGGGGGCGGAGGATGAACTTGGAGCAGCCGCCCATGACGTACTCCTCGATGCGAGCGGCCAGGACCTCGATGGGGCCGAAGGCCGCACAGGCGCGCAAGGTCGCCTCGTCCACGCGGTTGCGCTGGATGTAGGGCTGGGCGACGGCCAGGGCTTCGGCTTCGCTCGGCGCCACCGTGAAGTTGATGAGCGTGCCGAAGTGGTCCTCGGGCACCTCCCGCTTCTCGGCGGCCGCGAACTCCTGGACCTTGTGGACGCCCACACGGAACTCCTCGGGCGTGATGAAGGACGGGATCCAGCCGTCGCCCAGGCGCCCCGTGCGCTTCTGGGCGGCCTCGCTCTTGCCGCCGATCCAGATGGGCGGCGGGTTCTGCCAGGGCTTGGGGAAGATGGTGACACGATCGAGCTTGAAGAACTCGCCCTGATAGGACACCTCGTCCTGTGTCCAGAGCAGGCGAAGAATACGGATGGCCTCGTCCGTCCGCCGTCCGCGCTCCTTGAAAGGCACGCCCGAAGCGTCGAACTCGCGCGGGAGCTCGACGCCCACCCCGACGGCGGGGAAGAGCCGCCCGCGTGAGAGCCAGTCGATGGTGGCCATTTCCTTGGCCGCGACCACTGGTGTCCGGTAGGGCAGCACGAGCACGCTCGGCCCGAACTTGAGCTTCTGGGTACGCGCGGCGATGGCGGCCAGCGAGGTCATGACCTCGGGCACCGGCGTGGGCGAGGAGAGGCGATCGGAGAGCCATATGG
Proteins encoded in this region:
- a CDS encoding TIGR03619 family F420-dependent LLM class oxidoreductase: MTIKYRIGIMPGPWPAGKDGGEFLFTLGDFCEKSDIDSIWLSDRLSSPTPVPEVMTSLAAIAARTQKLKFGPSVLVLPYRTPVVAAKEMATIDWLSRGRLFPAVGVGVELPREFDASGVPFKERGRRTDEAIRILRLLWTQDEVSYQGEFFKLDRVTIFPKPWQNPPPIWIGGKSEAAQKRTGRLGDGWIPSFITPEEFRVGVHKVQEFAAAEKREVPEDHFGTLINFTVAPSEAEALAVAQPYIQRNRVDEATLRACAAFGPIEVLAARIEEYVMGGCSKFILRPLCPSDRMLDQLGIAAEHVVPEYHRR